A genomic region of Carcharodon carcharias isolate sCarCar2 chromosome 27 unlocalized genomic scaffold, sCarCar2.pri SUPER_27_unloc_15, whole genome shotgun sequence contains the following coding sequences:
- the LOC121273818 gene encoding protein PELPK1-like, with product IPQSPQLPQLPQLPQLPQLPQLPQSPQSPQSPQSPESPQLPQLPQSPQLPQSPQLPQSPQLPQFPQLPQLPFPQLPQLPQLPQLPQSPQLPQLPQSPQLPQSPQFPQLPQLPQLPQLPQLPQLPQLPQLPQLPQLPHLPQFPQSPQLPQSPQLPQSPQLPQS from the exons atccctcaatcccctcaactcccacaactcccacaactcccacaactcccacaactcccacaactccctcaatcccctcaatCCCCTCAATCCCCTCAATCCCCTGAATCCCCTCAACTCcctcaactccctcaatccccacaactccctcaatccccacaactccctcaatccccacaactccctcaattcccacaactcccacaactccct ttcccacaactcccacaactcccacaactcccacaactccctcaatccccccaactcccacaactccctcaatcccctcaactccctcaatccccacaattccctcaactcccacaactcccacaactcccacaactcccacaactccctcaactccctcaactccctcaactccctcaactcccacaactcccacatctcccacaattccctcaatccccacaactccctcaatcccctcaactccctcaatccccacaactccctcaatcc